DNA sequence from the Kazachstania africana CBS 2517 chromosome 4, complete genome genome:
TTCCCTTTTGTACATCGAATAAATCTAAATCAGTTTGAATAATTTGGGAAACCTTGATATTAGCCATCTTAGCAATATATCTCAATAGATGGATAGAATGCTTGCCAACCAAAGGacatttcttttcatcttctgttGGTTCGGAAGAACCTTCTGTGGTGACGTAACCGATAATTGGAACAGCTTGATCTTCCTTATCGAATGGACCTTCAGCTGGTGCACCAAAGTGAGGAGCTAAAGACGGAATTTTGGCTATTGGGTATGGAGTGGAGTCGATTAGAGTGCTTTCGATTTTACCATCGTCCTTCTTGTAGATAATTTTACCGGCAATACCCAAATCTCTATCGAACCAAGCACTGTTTAAAGTGCCACCATATGGAGCAACACCTAACAATTCGAAACCTTCGACGTGGTCCTTAATGGAAGAAGGTTTTAGTTTCACTGTTAAAGAGTCGATATGAGAGGCAATGACACCTGTACCGTTTTCTGGCTTCCAATTCTTACCAATGACGAAAGCTGCAAAACTGGTACCATTTCTAGTAGTATAGAACTTACCACCTTTAGAGATTCTATCATtccaattttcattttctggtAAATAATGGAAACCATTCTTCTTTAACATTTCACTAGCAAATTTGACAACATGATAAGTAGTTGGGTGTTTGTAAGTGAAATCGATAAATAATTCGGCACAATCTTGATAGAGGAAATCCTTAGTTacgatttcttcttcatacATGTTTGAATTGATCGATTGTGATGAATTAGTGTCAACTTTTAGTTTACTTTGTTCGAGGGTGAGTAACTGTAGGGTCTTCTTTAACTGCTCGATTATTTGTAATTGTTCTTCCATATTTGGTTCTTTGTTGGCTGTGTTTAAACAGAATAGTGCTCAATGGTAACAATCGATGCTCTCTTATATACTTATAAGTATACAGGTATACTAGGATTATTaatcaattaattaattaattaatCAGCTCCGTCATGTAGAGAATTACCTGGTAAGGATATGCGGACACCCCTCTTCCCAGGCACTCCAGAGAGCTCGACAGAGGGAAACGTTGCTAGGTTGCTATGCGGCTCGGATTTCGACCAACAAAATTATGGGCGTCGTCGGCTTCACCGTAAAATCGCCAGTTACACCCGAAAGAAGcaaagagagagagagacAGAAGACCCCGGAAGTACTACTAGCCGTTGTAGCATTATGGTGcttttgattcaatttccaaaatattcGTTAGTACATTAAGTATCTAGCACCTATACACCACATGTGGTATGAAAAGAGTAtacatatatttatttaaaataatatttttgcAGTAGTaaataatttggaaataatTTGGAGTGCTGCTGAGATTATTTTAATCTCattcaattaaatataaaggGGGGATAATTCTTATTAGATGGGTATGGTAAGCTTCCATATGGCATACAGATATAGGAGTAAAGCTTCGCTTGTAACATTataattacaaaatatattttagtCTTCACTATGTAGGATATTCTCCCTTTTGAGACTGGAATTCCACAGTGAAGTTTCACATGTGGCATTCTtagacaaaaaaaattacatataCACTTGAATCCCACACCCTTCCGAGTGTCTGATTTTTATCATAACCTAATAAAAAGTAACCAAGTCCTAAAATTGTCTGCGTGGGAAGTAGTAGCTCAccaaatgaagataatagGTTCAACCCTATCCACTTCAACCCATCATAAATAGGGTCGAAAAAAGGCTCAAATCCATTCTACAATAAATAGCACAATGgatctttttttcactcAGACATTCTGAACTACAGTCGGGTAATGTTTACACCTTCGTTTTCCCACTATTTGTGTCCTGAGCTTGGAATTCGCATCGAGACAGTTTTCCTCATTTTCCTCTGGTCCTCCCACTGCAaattgttttatttttttttttttttttttggtcGCTTCGAGCGAAGAATTTCGCATTTCCTCATTCCCTCCGTCATTTTTCGTGTTTTCCTCCACGGAACTTTCTGTGTACGAAACACGAAAACACTTATTGGGGCGCGTTCTTTCCACcaaacaatttcaattccaCTAACTTCAAGGCCATCGTCCGTCAACTCTGGAGAGGAAAACTCCCTTCTCATCTGGTAAAACACATCTCTTGATACTTCAGAGTGTATGGCTTCGTTTCAACAGCATTCAATGCAAACCTCTACTTCTAGAAAAGTTCTTCACAACATATTTTGGCGTTCTCTCTTTCTCAGCAcgaaaaataaatcaagatagattttatcaaagaatCACGACAGAGCCATACggtagaaaaaaaattgatatagATCGAGAATCAGTCAATCAGCTTATTATTTCTCGTTccaatataatatatactactttcaattaaatcaaaaaaaactCCCCAATACATACTACCTTTTCAAGTACAGTTAGCACTAACAACTGAAACAGGCCTTGCATTAACATTCAACCACTATAACTTCATAAGGCATCTTATACTAATAACCAACTTCATTCATTCCTTTTGCACTATTAAATAAAACTTTAAtagattttcttcaaataataatgccCAGTTCTGTAATAAGGAAGCcaagattgaaaaagaatacGACTTTAGCTCAGAGTGCTGCAAGAAAAGCCATGTTAAGAGTCTCAGGTTTAGACCAAGATTTTACATCAAATTTGTCTAATACTTCTAATACTACTCCAACTGTCACACATCTTGAAAGGGTGGTACAATCCGTCAGTGATGCTACAAAGAGATTATCTCAAGCTGAGTCTACTTTCAGTACAGTgacaaaatcttcaaaaaggAAGTCAAGAGATACAGTAGGTCCTTGGAAATTAGGTAAAACTTTAGGAAAAGGTTCATCTGGTAGAGTTAGATTGGCTAAAAATATGGAAACTGGTCAGCTAGCAGCAATCAAAATAGTACCAAagacaaaaatatttagaaaacaaaatgataatagCTTTCAAATGAGTTCATACTCCtcaaatgatgaaagtCCAAAACATACAAACAATAATGACACCTACAGTAAAATCAATCCATATGGTATTGAACGTGAAATTGTTATTATGAAGTTGATTTCACATCCGAATGTAATGGGGCTATATGAAGTTTGGGAAAATAAATcagaattatttttagtTCTGGAATACGTAGACGGCGGAGAGTTATTCGATTATTTAGTCTCGAGAGGTAAACTCAGTGAAAGAGAAGCCGTACATTATTTCAAACAAATCATAGAAGGTGTCTCATATTGTCATTCTTTTAATATATGTCATCGTGATTTAAAACCAGAAAATCTATTacttgataaaaaaataaatacaaTTAAAATTGCAGATTTTGGTATGGCTGCATTAGAATTACCAAATAAACTGTTAGTAACTTCATGTGGTTCCCCTCATTATGCGTCTCCAGAAATTGTTATGGGTAAATCATACCACGGGAGCCCAAGTGATGTATGGTCATGTGGTATCATACTATTTGCATTACTTACTGGTCATTTACCTTTCAATGATGACAGtatcaaaaaattactCCTGAAAGTTCAATCaggaaaatttcaaatgccacaaaatatttcattagAAGCTGAAGATTTAATATCCAGAATTTTAGTAGTCGATCCAGAAAAGAGAATTCAAATTAACGACATTTTAATTCATCCTTTGATTCGTAAATATGAAGATAATAAGACAGATTCCAACAATGTATCAAGTTATAAAAAATCGAGTAAGtctaattcaaatttacatATCCTTAATGACATGGGGCCTTCTATTGTTACTCTAAAAGCtagaaatgaaattgatgaatcaaTCCTCAagaatttacaaattttatGGCATGGTACTTCTCGTGAGTTAATTATTAGTAAACTATTGCAGACACCAATGTCTGAAGAAAAACTCTTCTATTCTTTGTTATTACAatataagaagaaaaattcgataCCTTTGATACAACATACAAATCACGAAGCTTCGGCATCAAATTCTCCTGTTTCGCAGTCTAATTCTGAAAATGGTGATACCAAAAGTATACGTAAACCTACTACAAATGATGAATGGCATGCTCCAAAGCTCGATCAAAAATCTCAATTTAGTATACCTGCATTAGTAAGGCAAGAATCAGCAACTGATGTTCCTTCGCTACCTCCAGCAGTATCTATCTTCCCAGcatcttcttcaagatcatttagaaaatccggatcaattttgtcaatgtcttcaaaaaaatccaTTAAAGTGTCGCATTCTAGGACCTCTTTGAATAAGAATCTGCCTTTTGCGAAACCAGTACCTCCTTCGGTTTCTAAAAGTTCTTTGCATAAATCTATGtctagaaaaaaattgaatgggTTAGGTATTGCTCTAAGAACCTTGAAAAACTCAGAATCCAAAAGATCATTATATTCCTTACAATCCATTTCTAAACGTTCCCTTAACCTTAATGAGTATCTGGTGCCAGATACACAAACAGAAAGTGTCCCAAAAGTTGGCAATGATTTTAtaacttcttcaattccACCATTACCAAAACTGGATtctaataatgaatttgaaattttatgtGAACAGATTTTATTCGGCAATGCCCTAGATGAAATTCtagaagaggaagagaaagatgaagaaatggaaacaAATGACACACTAAGGAAGattatcaataatgaaaattcttcCTCAGTGGGAAAGTTTTCTAAAGAATCCCTCAAAGGGATCAATAATGTTACGACTACTCCTAATTCCACATTCaatgattctttcaattcaacaaacttaaattcatttgatgaaaatttgttgGAAACTAATTCAAATTCCGTACGAAGAACCGTCCAGCCGTTATCTCTTCTGGATCCATCCCGTTGTAACgctttgaaagatataaCTAATTTTAATACCCAATCAGTGAGAGTGGAGGGGAAGACGGTCAAAAAGAGTGATCATAATGGTTCATATGAAAACAAAAGGATTGACAGTTCGAGGTTGAAGAAACCAAGTGTGGAAGAAATGCGCTTGCCGAAAAAAGGTTACACTAATTTTCAGAATATCCGTATATCATCGGCGCCAAATTCTAACATGGTTCACCAGTCTTTAGATCCACGTCGTAACTTTACACAGCCAGAAAAGGCCAAGGTTTCTTCTCTATTGAAGCACCTAGTACAGAAATCTAACTCTAACTATAACTTGGTTGAAAAGAATCGACCAGGAGAAtgtttattgaaagattcagAATCATCTATTAATAGCAGATTAAATTCCTCCCGCTCAGATtacaataaattctttgataaGATGACGCTTCGAACGACTACGACAAATGCATCAATTGAAACTGGGAGAGATCCTAGTATATTAGCCCACTCAAGTACCTTGCAGAAGCCCTTAGTATCACTTCCCTCAGCCATGCTGAATCAGTCAACAACATTTAGAGATTTGAGCAAGTTTTTGGAAGACGATAGTCAAGAAGACTCAATGATGTATCCGACAAAATCCAGCCAACAGTTCAATTTCTCTTCGGCAAGGCTTGCGTCAGTAAAGAAAATACCTCCATCGATCATGCGTCTCGATCTCCCCACAAATCAGgatttaaatgaagaatACGGTTCTTCTTTCATAAGTCGTGATTTAGACGATATCTCAGACATCACCTTTGCAATGGAAATGCCAACGAACACATTCACAGCCCACGCCATTCATCTATCAAACAACAATTCGGTTGAAGAAGTGGCCTCTGACAAAGATGATCTCCGTAATGGTGAGCACGCAGATGATATTAAACAAATATCTGAAAGCGAAACATTCACTCCAAGAagatcaaatgaaaatgatagaataaatatctttgaagatGCCTCTCTCAACTCTTCTTCGACAACCGCATCATCGTCATCCTCCAGAAGGTCAGAAACAAATGTTCACAAAAAGGTAGTCTCTATAGACACACTAAATACAACTAACCTTGTTACTCCAACTACCGATGTGAGAGTGAGTTTATACGTAAATCACAACAATGCAACTTCAAATAAGCCTCTTCCTCGTGAAACAACGGAAGAATTGATCTCaagatttaaatttttcccAGATCGTCCTACTTCGCATGATCTTCACAAGAGACTCTCGATTTTTAAAAGTAACAATGGA
Encoded proteins:
- the APE1 gene encoding metalloaminopeptidase APE1 (similar to Saccharomyces cerevisiae LAP4 (YKL103C); ancestral locus Anc_2.478) — protein: MEEQLQIIEQLKKTLQLLTLEQSKLKVDTNSSQSINSNMYEEEIVTKDFLYQDCAELFIDFTYKHPTTYHVVKFASEMLKKNGFHYLPENENWNDRISKGGKFYTTRNGTSFAAFVIGKNWKPENGTGVIASHIDSLTVKLKPSSIKDHVEGFELLGVAPYGGTLNSAWFDRDLGIAGKIIYKKDDGKIESTLIDSTPYPIAKIPSLAPHFGAPAEGPFDKEDQAVPIIGYVTTEGSSEPTEDEKKCPLVGKHSIHLLRYIAKMANIKVSQIIQTDLDLFDVQKGTLGGLNQDFIFAPRLDDRLCSFAATWGFDMFAQKINTDNFDGFSVLALFDNEEVGSLSRQGAKGGLLESVVQHASYAVCNTEIVDLYTVFANSVILSADVNHMFNPNFSNVYLKNHSPKPNVGVTISLDPNAHMSTDVVALAFVEELARNNGDDLQYFHIKNNSRSGGTIGPSIQSQTGALTVDLGIAQLSMHSIRAATGSRDVGLGIKFFLGFYQKWKEVFEKFNNV
- the HSL1 gene encoding protein kinase HSL1 (similar to Saccharomyces cerevisiae HSL1 (YKL101W); ancestral locus Anc_2.479); protein product: MPSSVIRKPRLKKNTTLAQSAARKAMLRVSGLDQDFTSNLSNTSNTTPTVTHLERVVQSVSDATKRLSQAESTFSTVTKSSKRKSRDTVGPWKLGKTLGKGSSGRVRLAKNMETGQLAAIKIVPKTKIFRKQNDNSFQMSSYSSNDESPKHTNNNDTYSKINPYGIEREIVIMKLISHPNVMGLYEVWENKSELFLVLEYVDGGELFDYLVSRGKLSEREAVHYFKQIIEGVSYCHSFNICHRDLKPENLLLDKKINTIKIADFGMAALELPNKLLVTSCGSPHYASPEIVMGKSYHGSPSDVWSCGIILFALLTGHLPFNDDSIKKLLLKVQSGKFQMPQNISLEAEDLISRILVVDPEKRIQINDILIHPLIRKYEDNKTDSNNVSSYKKSSKSNSNLHILNDMGPSIVTLKARNEIDESILKNLQILWHGTSRELIISKLLQTPMSEEKLFYSLLLQYKKKNSIPLIQHTNHEASASNSPVSQSNSENGDTKSIRKPTTNDEWHAPKLDQKSQFSIPALVRQESATDVPSLPPAVSIFPASSSRSFRKSGSILSMSSKKSIKVSHSRTSLNKNLPFAKPVPPSVSKSSLHKSMSRKKLNGLGIALRTLKNSESKRSLYSLQSISKRSLNLNEYLVPDTQTESVPKVGNDFITSSIPPLPKLDSNNEFEILCEQILFGNALDEILEEEEKDEEMETNDTLRKIINNENSSSVGKFSKESLKGINNVTTTPNSTFNDSFNSTNLNSFDENLLETNSNSVRRTVQPLSLLDPSRCNALKDITNFNTQSVRVEGKTVKKSDHNGSYENKRIDSSRLKKPSVEEMRLPKKGYTNFQNIRISSAPNSNMVHQSLDPRRNFTQPEKAKVSSLLKHLVQKSNSNYNLVEKNRPGECLLKDSESSINSRLNSSRSDYNKFFDKMTLRTTTTNASIETGRDPSILAHSSTLQKPLVSLPSAMLNQSTTFRDLSKFLEDDSQEDSMMYPTKSSQQFNFSSARLASVKKIPPSIMRLDLPTNQDLNEEYGSSFISRDLDDISDITFAMEMPTNTFTAHAIHLSNNNSVEEVASDKDDLRNGEHADDIKQISESETFTPRRSNENDRINIFEDASLNSSSTTASSSSSRRSETNVHKKVVSIDTLNTTNLVTPTTDVRVSLYVNHNNATSNKPLPRETTEELISRFKFFPDRPTSHDLHKRLSIFKSNNGIHMSQSVLSMFKDLEEDQDTVGISQADLLESSFDTSLKKDKKTKDNRVTLLFDDDEINKPLTETDPKEKVDQQEYASATDFVNETNKKSVEGNIHSKNAKKKDFGNKTSPETKLMVRATDRTQKKQTWLSKLFGGFGTHSHVKLVQDHTSKVPFDDVHLLMLNEFGKNGIDYHLRNLDRKNGTERVEYDCKFVQGNFRFKIKITFNGNSTIVTVKKRSKSNKNNEFVRFNDNISQVLDALEKHQCLKT